The genomic stretch ttaatttttagttatctTATTCAGAACAGAGAGGATATCGTGTTTCACATTCGATCGTATTTTTTTTAGAACCTGATTtcatattcatttcattttctagaaaGTATTAGTCACTTCTTAATGACTTAACTTCTGAGTTATTTATATCTTAGGAGAACAGTTTTGTCTATTTTGGACCTTgcaaacctttctttttttctgtcttgctgcttgtgtgtgtgtgtgcacacgcctTTAGCTTGGAAGGTATTTTTAATTAGACATTATTAATTTATATGTGAAACATAACAACATTCTCTTTTATGTCTTCTTCGTTTTTTTCTAACATACTTAAAAAGCCTGCACTGCACCCAGATGAACTTTTATGAACTTTTATGAATATATCATACTTTCAGTACTTTCATAactgaaagtggggtctggctgttCACCCTTCAAAAGTCAATAAAGGTCGTTGGaagggaaagtttgctttatttcggaTGCCGGCAACGGGGGTGGGggatggcgggggggggggcagatggcggactcctgtccaaaggccgactccccgcCCCCCataatcagtgggcaagagcttttatacaTGGGGGAGGGAACTACATGCAGAAACAGTCATTTTGAAATTGGTCagcggtggtctgaccagcggcATCTTGATTGTTTCAAGTACAGCTCAAGTCTTCATTCAGTTCCAGGGtgggtttgttcccatttccttaagGCCAATTCTCAGGAATTGTGGCaacttatgtcatggctacatcCTGGTCATcgtgtagttaacttcttccacctggtggaggtttcagtatctacaagacagctcacaggatagggctcagaatattatctagaGCCCtcgagaaggaactaaaggtccttgactttgcttaatgactaaactattattatttagtcttgttggactgttttcctttgtttctgcattctcccctctctgattaaacttattctttggctgaaatttttctacagacaaaaggcaggcggaggacgtGGGGAGGAAGGACCACAGGGCCCTGCTCCGTTTCACTTTCATggcttcttttttggtttttttgtttgtttgttttctttttctttcacttaaatcTGTGATCCAGCTGGAATTTACTTTGGGTTTAGCCATCTTTTAACCTCCCTTGTGAAAGTGagggaatttgcattttattgcCAAGAGGGCTGGCGTCCTCTTTCTGTGTTGATCAGCCACCTGAACTTCTTTGTGAATTGTCTGCTTGTATCCATTCCCGTTGTTCTAATGAGCATTTCCTGGGGGGAAATAGCAACATTAAAAGCTAGCCTTTATTGGCCACTTGCTGTGTGTCTGTGCTATGCTAAGGGCCTTGCATGTGTCTCTCCTTAAAATCTCATCACGgcccattttattattatttaatatttttattttaatacaattgTTAAAGGttgctttccatttgcagttattacaaaatatcagcTACGTTCCCTGTGTTGTACGGTACATCCTTGAATCTGTCTTACAGCCAGTAGTTTGAACCTCTCACTCCCCCACTCCTATATTTTCCGCACacacactggtaaccaccagtttgttctatctgtgactctgcttcttttatgttatattcaccagtttgttgtatttcacagcccgttttacagatggaaacGTTGAACTTAAGCTGATGGGGGTGTGAGTTTCCCAAAGGCTAAAATGTGACATTCCAGAGATTGGAATCCAGGTGTGTTGAGAAACTCCAGATTCTACACACTTAACCATGCTCAGTAGCAATTATTTTTGACTATGAATGGCTTTCAGCTAGATGGAGGTAGGAAAAGGACACCAGGTGGGCTGCAAAGAACCATCAAAGGTCCGGAGTGGGGACCATGACAGACAGGGATTGGAAGGTCTTGCAGATGGAGTTAGCCAGCAGAGCTAGACTTTAGAACCCAGCGGGGGTTTCACACAGTATGAAAGAAGGTCGGGGACAGTTCCGAGGATCACAGCCCCAGGCCCAGGAGAGCTTAATGTCCCTTTGAGGGTGCTGCTGGCTAAACCCCCAGGCGTGGAATCCTAGGGTTTTCATAAAGGAAATTTTTGTAGTTGGGGGTCTCAGGGAGTATACGATCACCTGGATCCCTGGAATTCTGGacacttttttctctcctctttcttctaccTGCCCTCCCACATCAGCAAACGCTGCTGGCTCCAGCTCTGACATCTAGTCCCTATTCacctccttcttctctcccccaccccactcctagCCCAGGCCAGGCCACTGTAACTCCTCACTCTGGAATGAAACTTTCAAGTCTCAGTATCTACAAGTAAAGCTTCTTAGACCACAGCCACGTGCACTTGGCATATACAGTCTGTGACAGCTTCTGTGCTACTAGTGAGTGGTTTGATTCACTGATACTAACAAAGTACTGTCCCAACCCTACAAAGCCCAGGTAGTGTCTCTTCGTCTTGTAGCTACGCCGTTGTTACTCGTTTCCTGAGGCTGCCATAACAGAGCACCACCCactagtggcttgaaacaacagaaatttactctttcaccgttctggaggccagagatctgaaatcaaggtgtccgaAGGGCTGCGCTCCTTTCAAAGGCTTTAGGGGAgattccttctttgcctctttctgGCTTCTGAGGTTTGCCGGCAATCCTTGGGGTTCTTTGGTGTATTTTGCATCACTCCGATGTCTACCTCCAACTTTCCtctatgtctctgtgtgtcctctcctTTTCCTATGAAGACATCATGGGATGTAGGGTCCACCCTCATCCTTacttctgcaaagaccctgttgcCAGATGAGGTCACGTGCTGaagttctgggtggacatgaatttgggggtgacATATTCAAGCCACTACAGTCATCAAGAACGGGTGTCCTCCAAGACCACAGGGCAACAGAATTGAAAGGCAGTGTGGCATGTTTACAAGGTCAGACCATGGAAGTGACCCTTGTTCAGCTTCTACTCTCTTCCTATTAGGCAGGTCAGTCATGGGACCGCATCAGGGGTGGTCCCACCACGGGGGTgtcagggaggctgggaagatgGAGAGGAACACATGGATATTTGGGgacccctcctccatccctgggTGCTGTGGCTGTAGCCCTGAGGCCCAGCAGAGCCTCTGGTCCATAGTGGATGTTCAGTGaaggtttgttgaatgagtacCAGGAAGGGGAGAGTGGGAAGTCAAATAGAAAAATTGAGGGGCACCCTGGCTCACCTAGTCTGCAGACTGGGGACGGGCAGAAGCTGGAGGGGAATTCCCTGCACTGTAGAACTGAGTCTGGTCCCTCCCTTTGCCGGACATCCCCAGGGTGGGGCATGGTTGGTCCCTGGCAGGTTCAGGCAGGCAGAGAGGGCCCCATAGCTGCATGAGAGCTGAggttccttccctcttcctgcctGCTTTCTACACACCCTCCCCCCTGCCACACAGCTGATGAAGTAGTTGCAGAGGGTCACGATGGCAGAGGAGGCCTCGGGCTGCCAGGTGCCCCACCGGCCCTGGGTGTCCATCTGGTGGGTGGCTTTGTTGACGCTTCTCCTTGGCCTGGTGATAGGCTGCCTCGTCTGCAGTGTGCGCCTCACCCGAAAGCAGCAGCTGGATTCAACTGGGGTAAGTCCAGAAGGGAGGATGAGACAGACAGACGTACATCTGCCTTCTGCAAGCTCAGGAGCATGGCGACCTCCAGCTGGGGCCGGGCCCTGGAGAGGGGGTGCAGCGCCGAGGGCAGGTAAGcaactgaggaaagaatcagctCAGGGCAGAGCTATGGTGAGCTAGACTGCAGACTAACAGACtcgcgaccaaaaaaaaaaaaaaaaaaaaagatcagaatgagatgaataaaaatctgccagggggacttccctggccgtccagtggttaacaccCGTCGCTTCCAACGCAGGGTGGGCGgggggctcgatccctggtctgggtaATTAATAGCCCACATAGCGCGCGGCATGGCCGAACAATAGAAGCAACCACTGCCAGGGAGAAAGATCTGGTGGAAAAGAACAGAGCGAGAGagcccagagcagggaggggaggcggGGGCAAGGCTGCCCCCGGGGGTCTCCGGCTCAGGATAGTCAGTTCTGCCGACCCCAGGAGGTAAATCCCGGGTGGAGATCCCAGGGTGGAGGATGCATCTGAGAAAGATACGTACCCTATGGGGGCCTGGAAAATGACTCGTCTTTGGTGTTCCCCCAGCAGGCTGACTCAGAGGCTGCTGGGGGCTTCTCGAAGCTGGGAAGGGGCGGTTCCGGGAcctccagggagaggaggaacCCTGGACACCCACCACAGGGTCCGGCTTTGGGAGCTGCATTACGGGGGTGGGAGAGCTTTGCAGGGGAGAGAGGTGGGTGTGCCGAGGCGCCCTGTGTTATATCCTGGAAACTAAGAAGTTCTTCAGAAGGTCTTCTCTTCATGCCCACGGCTAGTTCAAACCTACTTCCTCTTTAAGAGTTCTTCACAAAGGTCCCATCTCAGTCCGGTGGGATGATGGGTGGATAGAAGGATGGGTCGAGAAAAGAGAGCTCTTCCCTCCGGAGCCCTCCAGACCTCTGGTGCTTAGGCGTTcagccctcttttcttttcttccagtggGACTTAGCGGAGCTGCAGCTGAATCACACAGGTAAAACCAGATGCATATGTGtgttggagaaaagagagagaaaagaaggagggtggggggagggagagagagaaagagaaattgagaaaggatgagaaaaagaaagaaagagagggagatacGGCGACGTTCTGTTGAGTGCCTACTTCCTTCCTCAgccttttgttttctcccttggGAGATCCCAAACCAACGAAACCAAGCTAATAGCC from Physeter macrocephalus isolate SW-GA chromosome 2, ASM283717v5, whole genome shotgun sequence encodes the following:
- the CD70 gene encoding LOW QUALITY PROTEIN: CD70 antigen (The sequence of the model RefSeq protein was modified relative to this genomic sequence to represent the inferred CDS: deleted 4 bases in 2 codons; substituted 1 base at 1 genomic stop codon), which gives rise to MFSEGLLNEYQEGESGKSNRKIEGHPGSPSLQTGDGQKLEGNSLHCRTESGPSLCRTSPGWGMVGPWQVQAGRGPHSCMRAEVPSLFLPFLHTLPPATQLMKXLQRVTMAEEASGCQVPHRPWVSIWWVALLTLLLGLVIGCLVCSVRLTRKQQLDSTGWDLAELQLNHTGSRLDPRLRWQGSPALGRSFVHGPELDNGQLRIQRDGIYRLHIQVTLANCSSSTWTAKPHSATLTVAICFPTAHSISLLRLNFHHSCSVASQRLTFLAHGDILCTNLTLPLLPSRNADETFFGIQWVCP